In Gemmatimonadaceae bacterium, the following are encoded in one genomic region:
- a CDS encoding aspartate kinase — MTQSPITIHKFGGAALADLSAFRHAATIVVLHGGASPVVVVSAMRGVTDALAAAATAAPTSARRTLASLAARHRAVAKGIIPDRAARATLDAAITAVFDGLVATCTARRRGALTPPDLDFVMSRGEVLATALMTAELRERGRTAVAIDAAKLVHTDGVAGNASPDVPKTKAAAAKLVLPVLARGAIPVVPGFIGRGRRGGVVTLGRGGTDVTATLLARVLHAPTVMLWKDVPGLLTADPRIVPDARLIPSLHVREAAELAYHGAKILHPRALIGLPATTRLYLRPLADPTAPGTEISSYATVGKTQRGKPALPVKALAVITDQALVTIVGNGMAGLPGVAARALGALEQLDISVSLISMASSEHSLCIAVPGSVANAVTRAWSEVFAAELARRDIESIDVRRKVATLAIVGLGMAGTPGVSARLFDALAQSRVNVVAIAQGANEMNVSVVIDDRAAAVAQRAVHAAFRLDKIGGGDAGARLHADVIVLGFGLIGRELALQLAKRRTPEGGRLTAPVRVVAVIDRSGYVFDPRGLTPRKLTQLAEAKAAGKPLAVQADGVRSTDEAALRAIATHALERPILVDVTASETSATLETAIGAGMDLVLANKRPLVTSGRNGKGLARLAAARGRRMLHEATVGAGLPVIDTISKLAASGDRILQIEGCPSGTLGFLFSEMSRGTRFSVALQSAMAKGYTEPDPRDDLSGMDVARKALILGRLLGYGGELAQIKVESLVPVPMRKLPLAEFLARAPELDAAWATRVRDAQVRGEVLRYRIIVTSKEVRVGVVAVDASSPLGALGGTDNLFSFTTTRYRTNPLVITGPGAGAGVTAAGVFTDVLTLAEQR, encoded by the coding sequence ATGACGCAGTCCCCGATCACGATCCACAAGTTCGGCGGTGCCGCACTGGCCGATCTGTCCGCCTTCCGCCACGCCGCGACGATCGTCGTGCTGCACGGCGGTGCCAGTCCCGTCGTGGTGGTCTCCGCCATGCGCGGTGTGACCGACGCGCTGGCCGCTGCCGCCACCGCCGCGCCGACCTCCGCGCGGCGCACGCTGGCCAGCCTCGCCGCGCGGCATCGCGCGGTGGCGAAGGGCATCATCCCGGACCGCGCTGCACGCGCGACGCTCGATGCGGCGATCACGGCGGTCTTCGACGGCCTCGTGGCCACCTGCACCGCGCGCCGGCGCGGTGCGCTCACGCCGCCGGACCTGGACTTCGTCATGTCGCGCGGCGAGGTGCTGGCGACGGCGCTCATGACGGCCGAGCTGCGCGAGCGCGGGCGCACCGCCGTCGCGATCGATGCGGCGAAGCTGGTGCACACCGATGGCGTGGCCGGCAACGCCTCCCCCGACGTCCCGAAGACGAAGGCGGCGGCGGCGAAGCTCGTGCTCCCGGTGCTCGCGCGTGGCGCGATCCCGGTGGTGCCCGGCTTCATCGGGCGCGGGCGCCGCGGTGGCGTGGTGACGCTCGGCCGCGGCGGCACCGATGTGACCGCGACACTGCTGGCGCGCGTGCTGCACGCGCCCACCGTGATGCTCTGGAAGGACGTGCCCGGCCTGCTCACCGCCGATCCGCGGATCGTGCCGGATGCGCGACTGATCCCGTCGCTGCACGTGCGCGAGGCGGCCGAGCTGGCGTACCACGGGGCCAAGATCCTGCATCCGCGCGCACTGATCGGGCTCCCGGCCACCACCCGGCTCTACCTGCGGCCACTGGCCGACCCGACCGCGCCGGGCACCGAGATCTCGTCGTACGCCACCGTCGGGAAGACGCAGCGCGGCAAGCCGGCACTGCCGGTGAAGGCGCTGGCGGTGATCACCGACCAGGCGCTGGTGACGATCGTCGGCAACGGCATGGCCGGCCTTCCCGGTGTCGCGGCCCGCGCCCTCGGTGCGCTCGAGCAGCTCGACATCTCGGTCTCGCTGATCTCGATGGCATCGTCGGAACACAGCCTCTGCATCGCGGTGCCCGGCAGCGTGGCGAACGCCGTCACCCGCGCCTGGTCGGAGGTCTTCGCGGCGGAGCTCGCGCGTCGCGACATCGAGTCGATCGACGTGCGCCGCAAGGTGGCGACGCTCGCGATCGTCGGGCTGGGCATGGCCGGCACGCCGGGTGTGTCGGCCCGGCTCTTCGACGCGCTGGCGCAAAGCCGCGTGAACGTGGTGGCGATCGCGCAGGGCGCCAACGAGATGAACGTGTCGGTCGTGATCGACGACAGGGCGGCCGCCGTCGCGCAGCGTGCGGTGCACGCCGCCTTCCGCCTCGACAAGATCGGCGGCGGCGATGCCGGCGCGCGGCTCCACGCCGACGTGATCGTGCTTGGCTTCGGCCTCATCGGCCGCGAGCTCGCACTGCAGCTCGCGAAGCGCCGCACCCCGGAGGGAGGCCGTCTCACGGCGCCGGTGCGGGTGGTGGCGGTGATCGACCGCAGCGGCTACGTGTTCGACCCGCGCGGCCTCACGCCGCGCAAGCTCACGCAGCTCGCCGAGGCGAAGGCCGCCGGCAAGCCGCTGGCGGTGCAGGCGGATGGCGTGCGCTCCACCGACGAGGCCGCGCTGCGCGCCATCGCGACCCACGCGCTCGAACGCCCGATCCTGGTGGATGTCACGGCCTCGGAGACGAGCGCCACGCTCGAGACGGCGATCGGCGCCGGCATGGACCTCGTGCTCGCCAACAAGCGTCCGCTGGTGACCTCCGGCCGCAACGGCAAGGGCCTCGCCCGCCTGGCGGCCGCCCGCGGCCGCAGGATGCTGCACGAGGCCACCGTCGGCGCCGGACTGCCGGTGATCGACACGATCAGCAAGCTCGCCGCCTCGGGGGACCGCATCCTGCAGATCGAGGGGTGTCCCTCCGGCACGCTCGGCTTCCTGTTCAGCGAGATGTCGCGGGGCACGAGGTTCTCGGTGGCGCTGCAGTCGGCGATGGCGAAGGGCTACACCGAGCCCGACCCGCGTGACGACCTGTCGGGCATGGACGTGGCACGGAAGGCGCTGATCCTGGGCCGGCTGCTCGGCTACGGCGGGGAGCTGGCCCAGATCAAGGTCGAGTCGCTGGTGCCGGTGCCGATGCGCAAGCTGCCGCTGGCGGAGTTCCTGGCCCGCGCGCCCGAACTCGATGCGGCATGGGCCACGCGGGTGCGCGACGCGCAGGTGCGCGGCGAGGTGCTGCGCTACCGCATCATCGTCACCAGCAAGGAGGTGCGGGTGGGCGTGGTGGCGGTGGATGCCAGCAGCCCGCTCGGTGCGCTCGGCGGCACCGACAACCTCTTCTCGTTCACCACCACGCGGTACCGCACCAACCCGCTCGTCATCACGGGGCCGGGCGCGGGCGCGGGTGTCACCGCCGCCGGCGTGTTCACCGACGTGCTCACGCTGGCCGAGCAGCGATGA
- the thrC gene encoding threonine synthase, protein MSASVQVCDACGARASALDPRVDCGQCGGLLHLEHPQPPTCTTALREFFDVRLLPARGPRGAGPADSGVWRFRELVMPGVRDADIVTQAEGNTPLLARARVAQWAGVEELLLKHEGHNPTGSFKDRGMTVAITQAKRIGATAVACASTGNTSSALASYAALAGLRALVLVPAGKVALGKLSQTIAYGAQTLLVRGDFDDCLRLAREASEQLGVYLANSINPWRLEGQKTIIFDLLQQLRWVSPDWLVLPAGNLGNTAAFGAALREALRLGLIDRAPRLACVQAAGSAPFAASFRDGFATRHTVRAETIATAIRIGDPASYDRAVRAIRETDGVVLSVRDDELLEAKAVIDASGVGCEPASAASVAGVRALVRDGTIRAGQRVVALLTGHMLKDPEVMLSYHREMEPPPPFANRSIEIDASIEALARVLRAPAAEAP, encoded by the coding sequence ATGAGCGCCAGCGTGCAGGTCTGCGACGCCTGCGGGGCCCGCGCGAGTGCACTGGATCCGCGGGTGGACTGCGGCCAGTGCGGCGGGCTGCTGCACCTGGAGCATCCGCAGCCCCCCACCTGCACCACCGCGCTGCGCGAGTTCTTCGACGTGCGCCTGCTGCCGGCGCGCGGACCTCGCGGAGCCGGTCCGGCGGACAGCGGCGTGTGGCGCTTCCGCGAGCTGGTGATGCCCGGCGTCCGGGATGCCGACATCGTGACGCAGGCCGAGGGCAACACGCCGCTGCTGGCGCGGGCACGCGTGGCGCAGTGGGCGGGGGTGGAGGAACTGCTGCTCAAGCACGAGGGACACAACCCCACCGGCTCGTTCAAGGATCGCGGCATGACGGTGGCGATCACGCAGGCGAAACGGATCGGCGCCACGGCGGTCGCCTGCGCCAGCACGGGGAACACGTCGTCGGCGCTCGCCTCGTACGCGGCGCTGGCGGGATTGCGCGCGCTGGTGCTGGTGCCGGCCGGCAAGGTGGCCCTCGGCAAGCTCTCGCAGACCATCGCCTACGGCGCGCAGACGCTGCTGGTGCGAGGCGACTTCGACGACTGCCTCCGGCTGGCGCGCGAGGCCTCCGAGCAGCTCGGCGTCTACCTCGCGAACTCGATCAATCCGTGGCGGCTCGAGGGCCAGAAGACGATCATCTTCGACCTGCTGCAGCAGCTGCGCTGGGTGTCACCCGACTGGCTGGTGCTGCCGGCGGGGAACCTCGGCAACACCGCGGCGTTCGGGGCCGCCCTGCGCGAGGCGCTGCGGCTGGGCCTCATCGATCGCGCGCCGCGCCTGGCCTGCGTGCAGGCGGCCGGCAGCGCGCCGTTCGCCGCCAGCTTCCGCGACGGCTTCGCCACCCGGCACACGGTGCGTGCCGAGACGATCGCCACCGCCATCCGCATCGGTGATCCCGCCAGCTACGATCGCGCCGTGCGGGCGATCCGCGAGACCGACGGCGTAGTGCTCTCGGTGCGGGACGACGAGCTGCTGGAGGCGAAGGCGGTGATCGACGCCAGCGGCGTGGGTTGCGAGCCGGCCAGCGCCGCCAGCGTGGCCGGTGTGCGTGCACTCGTGCGTGATGGAACCATCCGGGCCGGGCAGCGCGTCGTGGCGCTGCTGACCGGGCACATGCTCAAGGATCCCGAGGTCATGCTGTCATACCACCGCGAGATGGAACCGCCGCCGCCGTTCGCCAACCGCAGCATCGAGATCGATGCCAGCATCGAGGCCCTCGCGCGCGTGCTGCGCGCCCCCGCGGCGGAGGCGCCGTGA
- the thrB gene encoding homoserine kinase, protein MSGNITMRATVSVPASTSNLGSGFDCVGMAVDRWLTASVKVGDGVVGVRMSRAGTLAGLRLNAKDDLVYEGFAAACARKGQEVPSGLAFDVTSTIPVARGLGSSAAALVAGAALADIALGLGLGRDGVALLVSQIEGHPDNAAPASFGGAMLGVARNDATATAPCTYAFSTLRVHPTLAFIFAVPPLEVTTAAARAVLPKTVPFGDAVMAVQRSAALVHGLANADADLLARALDDVLHVPYRRELVPGYDDVVAAARAAGAFGATLSGSGSALLAVSHRVHAPAVAGAMAGAFAASGLEAETFVTEGVVRGLERTPA, encoded by the coding sequence GTGAGCGGCAACATCACCATGCGCGCCACGGTCAGCGTGCCTGCCAGCACCTCCAACCTCGGCAGCGGCTTCGACTGCGTCGGCATGGCGGTGGACCGCTGGCTGACGGCGTCGGTGAAGGTCGGTGACGGGGTGGTGGGCGTGCGCATGTCGCGGGCCGGCACGCTGGCTGGCCTGCGCCTCAACGCGAAGGACGATCTCGTCTACGAGGGGTTCGCGGCTGCCTGTGCCCGGAAGGGCCAGGAGGTGCCGTCCGGGCTGGCGTTCGACGTCACCTCGACGATCCCGGTGGCGCGTGGGCTCGGCTCGTCGGCGGCCGCGCTGGTGGCCGGCGCGGCGCTCGCCGACATCGCGCTCGGGCTCGGGCTCGGGCGTGACGGCGTCGCCCTGCTGGTGTCACAGATCGAGGGGCATCCCGACAACGCCGCACCGGCCTCGTTCGGCGGTGCGATGCTCGGTGTCGCACGCAACGACGCCACCGCCACCGCCCCCTGCACCTATGCGTTCTCGACCCTGCGTGTGCATCCCACGCTGGCCTTCATCTTCGCCGTGCCGCCACTGGAAGTGACCACGGCGGCGGCGCGTGCGGTGCTGCCGAAGACCGTGCCATTCGGTGACGCGGTGATGGCGGTGCAGCGGAGCGCGGCGCTGGTGCATGGCCTGGCCAATGCCGATGCCGACCTGCTGGCGCGGGCGCTGGACGACGTGCTCCACGTGCCATACCGCCGCGAGCTGGTGCCGGGCTACGACGACGTGGTTGCCGCGGCGCGGGCCGCCGGTGCGTTCGGCGCCACCCTCAGCGGCAGCGGGTCCGCCCTGCTGGCGGTGAGCCACCGGGTGCACGCCCCGGCGGTGGCCGGTGCGATGGCGGGTGCCTTCGCCGCCAGCGGGCTGGAGGCGGAGACGTTCGTGACCGAGGGGGTCGTGCGGGGGCTGGAGCGAACACCGGCCTGA